The following DNA comes from Synechococcus sp. CC9616.
CCACTCGCCGTCAGATCCAGCCGGACCGTGATGGCCTCGGCACTCTCTCCCACGTTGAACTGGCTGGCTTTGCCAAGTGGTGTGTTGAGGAGAGGCTGCCAGACCTCTCCGAGACAGATGGCCTCGGCACGCTCTCTCAACCAGAGATCAAGACTGTTCCCGCTACCGAGCCGTTCCGCCACTGATGGGACGTGAATCCACAACCTTGTCCCTCCTGAATGGGGCTCAACGTGAACTGCCGGCAACGATGGTGCCTCGGCACTTGTCCAGCTGCGGAGCAGCAGAGCAGGTTGGTCACTGAGGTCGGTCCTGCCCTTTGACGGTGGCGACTTGGGCGCCACCCTTGGTGGCGTGGGGCGAACCTGCAGTCCCGCTTTCGTCAGTAAGAGGTCTCGATCTGATGATGCTCCGCCACTGAGGGGGAGTGAGCGGGCCACATGCCCCTCTGCAGGGCACTGGGCCACCGGATAGCGATCCAGATGGATCTCGACAACAGAGGTTGGAGGATCCTGTTGAAGGTGCTGAACATCATCCCCAGGCAATCGAATGCTGGTCAGCAGACGATCGTCAAGGGGAACAGCAACCAGCTGGTCCTCCTGTTGTTCCACCTGACCGAGCAAGGTTGTTGTTGCCCGCTCGAGAATGCACTGGACACCGCCCTCAGGAGAGCGTCGACGCCCCCCCTCTCGAAGAATTCGAACCAGAACCCTGTCTCCGTTCCAGGCGTGATTCAGCTGATGATCACGGATGTAGACGTCATCTCCACCGTCGTCACGGATTGCGAAGCAAAAACCTTTACTGCTGCAACGCAGTCGAGCCTCGATCAAGTCTGGGGTCTGCCCACGCAGCACAGCCTCTCTGTCGTTGCTGTCGATCACCCCCAAACGGCCGAGTGCCGAGAGCTCGGTCTCCAGGGAGAGCTTGTCGGCTGCGTTGGTGAGTTTGAGGGTCTTCGCCAGAACAGCTGTTGTGGTCGGCTTATCAACAGACAGCTGATCAAGCAGGTCGGCGACCGTGAATTTCATCGAGAGAGGGGGCGGAACCGATCTTCAAGATCGGGAGAAGAGTGGCTGATGGAGGAATTCGCAACAGGAGATGCGGATCGTGCAGAGAACTCCACGCCTGTTTTGATCCTAAGAGTCGGGTTGTTGGCTTTCGGGCCAGAGCAGACGAATACCGATCACCAAAAATCCGATTCCCGCAGCCAGTTGCAGCATGTCCGTCGGAATCACTGTTGCAATTGATCCGCCTGCCAGGGCACCAATCAGACTTGCCAGCACCAATGCTGACGACGATCCGAGAAAAACTGCCAGCGGACGATCGGATGTGCCGCTGAGCGCCACTGTGGCCAGCTGAGTCTTGTCACCCAGTTCCGCCAGAAAAACAGTGACGAACGTGGACAAAAGTAAGGTGAAATCCATCAGTTCATGCCGCTGTTGAGGAAAGGAAAAGAGAGCGACCAGCCTGGGCACCTAGCCAGAGCCCCAGTCCGATCATCAGAACGCCCGCCATTAACTGAAGACGTTCTGGGGGCAGAACCTGCGCCAGCCAGCGACCGACAAGGACGCCGACCAGGCTGGATGCGATCAGCGCCGTTGCAGCCCCGAGAAACACCAGCCAAGGGGCGCCTGACTGCGCCGACAGAAGCAGGGTTGCCAACTGGGTTTTATCACCCAGTTCAGCAACGAACACCGTGGTGAATGTGCTGACGAGAACTGTCAGGAAGGCCGGTCGTTCGTTCGAGCCAGATTGCATCAGGATTCAGCTCGCTGGGCACGGTTGAACCTACGCATCACCATGCTCCGCCCTCCGTAACGAGAACGGATCTGCTGACGGCAGCATTGAATTGCAAAGGCATCCAATGAATCTGAATCAACCTCGAAAAGTTCACCGAGCTCACTGACCCTGCAGAAGTCGGGTCGATCGTTGTAAATCCGACAGCGTCGTCCACCGCTGTCGTAATGGATGCACCAACCATCGTCACCCACCATCGCCAGATACTGATGGCGTTGCGCCTCTGAGAGCGCGGCCAACGCCTCCGGACGTTCCTCCGGACTGAGATGACAGCAGGCACCGCATTGTTGGATGCACTGCCACCGGTCTCCGCGACTGTTCATTGCCATCGTTGTGACAAGACTACGCAGACTGTGCTGGAATCCGCTGAGTGACAGCGCCATTTTTTTATGGGCATCGATTTCCACCTGATTGCCAATTTCGGCGCTCTCGCGCTGATCACCCTGGCTGGCCCTGCCGTGATCTTCATTCTCTTCTATCGCCGAGGTGCGCTTTGAACGTCTGAGCCTTTAGACGTTTGATTCAAGGTCGTAGCCCCAGGCCTAGCGAGGCTTCCTCCAGGAGTTGATGCACCATCGGGTGGCTTGCAAGCGGGTTGGAACTGATCAACGTTGATCCAGGCCTGATTTCCGCACAAATTTCCTGCCCTTCATCGTTTCGGACGATCAGCCCGGCATCGGAAACGAGACGGGCGTTGTAGCGATGATCTCCGCGCATCAGATCAATGCGTTCGGTGTGTTGCCTTAGGGCCTTGAGCACCAGCTGCAGCCGGGTTTCCCCTTTCCAACGGTTGATCCCGATGTTGAACGCCACATCGCAGCGTTCCGGACATGGCTCTTGACTGCGCCAGCGCCAGGCGATGGCTCGCCTCTGAACATCGTCCTGGCTGAGAGTGAGAGAGAGATGGCCTCCGTTGAGAACACGCGATTCAACGACAACGCAATCTCTTGCCCAGAACAACGGTGTTTCGTTGCCGACACCAAACGGTTCCAGCTTCTGCAAGTCGTTCCATAGCTCCCAGTTGATCTGCTCGAGCCGGAGAAGTGCTTCTGGCTGCACCGGCAGCCCCTCTCCTGCTCCGGACAGCCAGAGCTGCGCCAGATCGTTCAGCTGTTCATGCAGGGCACTGACATGACAAGCGGCCACTGTGAAACCACCGGCGGCGGGATGCCCTCCGTATCGGTCCAAAAGCGAGTGGCATGACTGGAGAGCAGTATCAACAGCAAAGCCCTTCGGTGCTCGAACCGATGCCCGCAGCATGCCGTTCCCTTCACCAGCGAGCAGGGCTGCCGGCCGGTTGTATCGCTCGACCAGACGTGCCGCGACAATCCCGATCACACCGTGATGCCAGTGGGACTGGGCAAGCAGCACAAAGGGCGGCAGTCCGCCGTTATCCGCCTCGATCAGCGCTACGGCCTCGGCTTCGATCGCGTCGCAAAGGTCGCGGCGTTGCCGGTTGAAGTCATCGCAGCGCCGTGCCAGCCCCATGGCGACATCAGCATCCACAGATGTCAGAAGATCAACGACCAGACCTGGCTCTCCGAGTCGGCCGACCGCATTGATGCGTGGAGCGATCTGGAATCCGATGTCGTCGCTGCGCAAGGGGCGATCGTCCAGACCAGCCAGCCGTTGAAGCGCTTTAAGGCCAGCACAGTCCGTACGGTGCAGATGTCGTAAACCCTCATGCAGCCAGCGCCGATTCGCTCCCTGCAAGGGAGCCATGTCGGCCACGGTGCCGATGCAGAACAGATCCCTGGCTGAGCGAATTGCTTCCGGCCGCTGCAGATCCTCTGCAACAGCCACAGCCAGGACATAAGCAAGTCCCACTCCAGCCAGCCCCCGATAGG
Coding sequences within:
- a CDS encoding TMEM165/GDT1 family protein → MDFTLLLSTFVTVFLAELGDKTQLATVALSGTSDRPLAVFLGSSSALVLASLIGALAGGSIATVIPTDMLQLAAGIGFLVIGIRLLWPESQQPDS
- a CDS encoding TMEM165/GDT1 family protein, giving the protein MQSGSNERPAFLTVLVSTFTTVFVAELGDKTQLATLLLSAQSGAPWLVFLGAATALIASSLVGVLVGRWLAQVLPPERLQLMAGVLMIGLGLWLGAQAGRSLFLSSTAA
- the recJ gene encoding single-stranded-DNA-specific exonuclease RecJ; amino-acid sequence: MEARSLTAEHNAVRRRRPLPQPLSEAKHSWVWSLPAVIEPDPLSGCDLPLPLRCLLKRRGIRTEQEAIDLLDPPVLPDPKTHFPDLKIAVERVSRACRNQEALAICGDYDADGMTSSALLLQALTPLGARPTVAIPSRSDDGYGLNPRMVQVLHDAGIKILITVDNGVSARQALELARDLAMEVIVTDHHTIPENRPPMAALIHPATTPEASPYRGLAGVGLAYVLAVAVAEDLQRPEAIRSARDLFCIGTVADMAPLQGANRRWLHEGLRHLHRTDCAGLKALQRLAGLDDRPLRSDDIGFQIAPRINAVGRLGEPGLVVDLLTSVDADVAMGLARRCDDFNRQRRDLCDAIEAEAVALIEADNGGLPPFVLLAQSHWHHGVIGIVAARLVERYNRPAALLAGEGNGMLRASVRAPKGFAVDTALQSCHSLLDRYGGHPAAGGFTVAACHVSALHEQLNDLAQLWLSGAGEGLPVQPEALLRLEQINWELWNDLQKLEPFGVGNETPLFWARDCVVVESRVLNGGHLSLTLSQDDVQRRAIAWRWRSQEPCPERCDVAFNIGINRWKGETRLQLVLKALRQHTERIDLMRGDHRYNARLVSDAGLIVRNDEGQEICAEIRPGSTLISSNPLASHPMVHQLLEEASLGLGLRP
- the psb30 gene encoding photosystem II reaction center protein Ycf12/Psb30; amino-acid sequence: MGIDFHLIANFGALALITLAGPAVIFILFYRRGAL
- a CDS encoding YkgJ family cysteine cluster protein; the encoded protein is MNSRGDRWQCIQQCGACCHLSPEERPEALAALSEAQRHQYLAMVGDDGWCIHYDSGGRRCRIYNDRPDFCRVSELGELFEVDSDSLDAFAIQCCRQQIRSRYGGRSMVMRRFNRAQRAES